The Homo sapiens chromosome 16, GRCh38.p14 Primary Assembly genome includes the window AACCCCATGGGTAGAGTCACTTAGGGGCCACTTCCTAAGTTGCTGTCCAGCCTCAGTGACCCCCTAGTGCTTCCTGGAGCTGAGGCTGTGGGCGGCTGTCCCAGCAACCATGCGAGGGGTTGCCCCAGTTGCTCATACAAACAGATCAGCATGAGGACAGAAGGCAGGAGACTTTGGTCAGTTACCTGGGAATTCTGGGCTGCCAGGAAACGATTTGGGCCTCTGTCAGTTTCTTTTCCATGTATGAGGAGGGGGAAATTTGTATATTAGAAACTTATTCATCCCACTCAGGACAATAAAAACGAATGTACAAAAAGCCCTTCCATTCTTCTGAGCATTGATGGACCTGGGGAGAAGTGTGGTGGCAGGAACTGGACTGACCTGAATCTCCCTGCTTCGCAGAAGGAATCCATGGTTGATGGGGAATCTAAGAAGGAAGAGTgggcccgggcgtggtggctcatgccttaatcccagcattttgcgagGCCCAGGCagacggatcatttgaggtcaggaatttgagaccagcctggccaacactgaaatcccatctccactaaaaatagaaaaaaaattagccaggcatggtggtgcatgtctgttatcccagctgctaaggaggctgggacaggataatcacttgaacccgggagagggaggttgcagtgagccaagatctcacgattgcactccagcctggccaaaagagcgagactccgtctcaaaaataaaaataaaaataataataataagaagaaagaagagtggGAGGACGAAGTAGAGAGGAATCGAAAAGTTGGTTATGGGGCACCCGGAGGACGGACGGCCACTGTGGAATTGAGACTGCCTCATGGCTCCATGTAGACTTCCAGagcctttaaaattttatgactGCTACACAAAAATGTCATGTcaaagtgattatttttattttttaagtggtaTCGTTTAAAAATGGCATGGTCTcataatcaaaatgtaaaacttttgtgcttcaaaggacatcatCCAGAAAGttggaaagaggctgggcacagtggctcacgcctataatccgaatagtttgggaggccaaagtgggaggatggcttgatcgcagggtttcaagaccagcctgggcaacatagtgagaccttgtctctacaaaataatcaaaaaattagccgggcatggtggcaacccgtgtctgtattcccagctacttggaaggcgaagaggagagaatcacctgaagccGGGAAGTCTTGGcaacaatgagccatgatcacgccactgcactccaccctgggcaacaggtgtgtctcaaaaaaataaaaataaaaataaaattggctgggcacggttgcttatgcctgtaatcccgcatttcgggaggctgatgcagacgTTTGAGAGGCAGATGTCACTTGAGTTTGAGAGTTTTAGAccaactggccaacatggtgaaaccctgtctctactaaaaatacaaaaattagccaggcgtggtggcgcatgcctgtaatcccagctacttgagaggctgaggcaggaaaatcgcttgaacccagaagttggaggttgcagtgagccgagatcgtgcctctgcacaccagcctgggagaccaaGCGAGATtgcatcaaataaaaaaaaaaaagaaacacaaaaattgtcACATGGTACCATTTCAGCGCACTAAGATGGCTAGAATTAAAAAGACACAGAGCATAACAAATGTATctggggatgtggagaaacaggaacccCCGggcactgctgctgggaatgtaaaatgacagACAATTTGAAACATAGTCTGGCTGTTCCTCAGAAGGATAAAAACACATTTGCCATGTAACCCAGCTATTCTTCTCCTTCATACGTatccaagagaagtgaaaacataagTCTGCACAGAAACTTTTgcgtgaatgttcacagcagcgttattcagaatagcaaaaaaGGGGAAAGAACCCCAACTTCCTTTGAGGGGTGAATGGAGAAACcaaatgtggtctatccacacagtagaatatcattcagccagaagaaggaatgaaggactGATCCGtgttacaacacagatgaacctcaaGAACAGCATGTTccgtgaaagaagctagacacagaaGATCACGTAGTGTATAATTCTACTTATAAGAAATCTCTGGGAGAGATGCATCCATTGAGAGAGAAAGTAGATAAgcccagacgcagtggctcatgccagtaatctcagcattttgggaggccaaggcgggcagatcacttgaggtcaggagttcgagactccttggccaacatggtgaaatcccatctctcctaaaaatacagaaattaggccAGGCTGAgtggcagaacaagactccacctcaaaaaaaaaaaaaaaaaaaattgtcacgtGATACCATTTCAGCCCATTGGGATGGCTGGAATTGAAAAGACACAGAGAATAACAAGTATTGCTGAGGTTGTAGAGACACGGGAACCCTCgcacactgctgctgggaatgtaaaatgacagacattttgaaaaatagtctGGCTGTTCCTCAAAAGGATAAAAACACATTTACCATGTAACCCAGCTATTCTTCTGCTTCATACATATGAAGTGAAAACATACGTCTGCACAGAAACTTGtacgtgaatgttcatagcagcattattcggaattagccaaaaagtggaaagaacccaaatgtccttcGAGGGGTGAATGGAGAAACcaaatgtggtctatccacacagtagaatattattcagccagaaaaaggaatgaaggaataaTGCGTgttacaacacggatgaacctcaAGAATAGCATGttcagtgaaagaagctagacacagaaGATCACCTAGTGTATAATTCTACTTATAGGAAATGTCTGGGAGAGAGGCATCCATTGAGAGAGAAAGTAGatgaggccagacacagtggctcatgcctgtaatcccagcactttgggaggccaaggcgggcagatcacttgaggtcaggagttcgagactccttcatcaacatggtgaaaccccgtctctactaaaaatacaaaaattagctgggtgtggtggcacgtgcctgtaatcccagctactcgggaggctgagtcaggagaattgcttgaacccaggaggcagaggttgcagtgagccgagatcgtgccactgcccttcagcctagacaacagagcgagactctaagaaaaaaaaagaaaaagaaaaagtagatgaGTGGTTATCCAGGGAAATGAGGACTGGCAGTGATGTCTCAGAAGGGCAGAATTTCTCTtagaggtgataaaaatgttctaaaatgggtTGTGGTGATAGCTGCACAGTTCTGTGCTTTGAATTGTACAGCTCAATGAGTGAATTGCATTGCCTGTAAATTGCATCACCATAAAGCTATAAAAACAGGGTACATACAGTCTGGGTGGATCCCAAGATGTCTTCAGATGGTGGCCTTTGAGAGTCATGAGGGGCTAGGGTTGGAGCTGAAGCCTAAAGCATGACTTTTAGCTGGTGCAGGAGTGGCTTCCTTCTGTCTCCCACTACAATTCAGAGGATACTCAGGGAAAGATCTGGACATCCTGTATGTGGAAAGGCGGTTGCGCACAGTGGAATGGACTCCTAAGTGGCAGGCAGGTGACAACCGTTGTCTACTTCACCCAAGGGAAGATTTCTCCATGGAGCGTGTTTTATAGGTTCTGTCTCTCCGAGTCCCCTTTGAGAATATAATGGGATACATTGCATCCATGCTGAATTCCTAagccccaggacctcagaatatgcccttatttggaaacagggtctttatGGAGGTACTTAAGGTACAATGAGGTCACTGGGGTGgatcctacttcttttttttttttttccgagggGAATTTTCATTgttgtcccccagactggagtgcagtggcaccatctcagctcactgcaacattcgcctcccgggttcaagtgattctcctgcctcagcctcccgagtagctgggaatacaggtgccggccaccacgcaaggctaatttttgtatttttagtagagacaaggtttcaccatgttggccaggctggtctagaactcctgaccttaggtgatctgcccgcctcggcctcccaaagtgttgggattacaggcgtgacccactgcgcccggcctagggTGGACCCTatttcaatatgactggtgtcctttggaaaggggaaagggggacAGTCACACCCAGGCAGAACgtgatgaagatgaagatggccatctacaagggCAGGAGAAACCTGAACAGAATCCCAGCTCCGGGCCCTCAGAAGGACCCCACGCTGCCCACATTGACCTTGGACCTCCAGCCTGCAGATCGTGAGGGAAGAGACGTCTTCGACTTAGGGCCCCTTGTCGTGGTACTTCCTTAGTTTGGCCCCAGGAAACCATCCCAAAGGCAAGGGCGTGGTTGTGCTCAGCTGGGGGAAGGGGGCTGGGGGCCgtgaggaggaggtgggaggccCAGCCAGGCTGGAGGGTCAGAACCCGTGGAGCTAGAAGAGCCCGTAGGGGAGCCCCAAGATTGCTGAGACCAGTGACCTTCGGCCCCAGATGGCCTTGCCTTGGCCCAGAAGGGTCAGAAGGACCTGGTCAGCCAAGCTCAGACAGCCGGCAGGATGCCTTCCACCCTGCAGAGGGTCCTATCTTGTCCCACAGGTAGATCTACATCACCACTAGCCACCCCTCCAACGTGCACAGGCCCCTGCCCTCACGGCGCCCCTCTTAGGTCCGGCAGTTCCTGCCTCCTTCTGATCCAGAAGTTTCTCTGGCCTCTGGAGCCGGGGCACACCTCATGCAAGGACAGGGTCCAAATTCCTTTGTCCTTGGATCCCACTTGGCTGACGTCACCTTCCTGTACTCAGGGAGTTTCCCCAGCCAGCTGTCCCGAGTCTGGACtttccctctgcccctccccactctcaGGCTGGTGGGGTGGGGAAAGCAGCCCATTCCTGGGCTCAGAGACTCCCACCCCAGCTCAGAGGGAGCAGGGGCCCAGCCAGGGACGGACCCTCATTCCTCCCAGGGACCCCAGACCTCTGTCTCTCTCGGGTAAGTCtccatctctgtctgtctctgtctctgtctctgtctctgtctgttttTCACGCACTCAGCAAGGCCTCCTGCCCTGAGAGAGGCTCCGCCCACTACCCCCCACTTTCCCCATAAAACCAGCTGAGTATTTGTGCCAGGAAGACTGCGTGCAGAAGGTGACTGTCTCAGTGGAGCTGGGTCATCTCAGGTGGGGAGTTGGGGTCCCCGAAGGTGAGGACCCTCTGGGGAGGAGGGTGCTTCTCTGAGACACTTTCTTTTCCTCACACCTGTTCCTCGCCAGCAGGCCTTGGCTCCTTGAACTTTTGGCCGCCATGTGCTTCCCGAAGGTGAGTGAGAGGCTGCGTGTGCTTTTGTGGGCATGTCTGAAAACAGACCGTAAGGGTGCGGGTGCCCTCAGTATTTCCCGAGGTGCCTGTGTGTCAGGGCTCAGTCAGGGGCACCCAGCGGCAGGAGGATAGTGATGGGGTGAGAGTGTCAGTGGAGGCGCTGGAGGTCATATGTGTCGGGGGCGCTGGAGAACGGCAGGGGTGTGGATGAGAGGGAGCACCTGTCCCAGGAGCCCTTCACAGCCCGGAAAGCccggggcaggggtggggcagggctctGCTGGAAACGACTCGGAGAATGCTTCTCTCAGAGGCCGGCTCAGCTGGGTGGGCCCAAGAGCAAGGCCTGTGTGGgtcctggtgtctcttcctcctttcctgggTTCCCTCCGACCTCCCATCCTCTACCACTGCCCCACCGCAAATGCTAGGCCCACCACACCCTCCAGGGAGCTCTTCGGCCTGTGACAATAGGGGTTTCCATGATGTGGCCTGGCTCAGGTTCAGGACAGTGACCCGGAGGACACATGGCTCCCGCATGTCGGCACGGTGCTGCTTTCACCCTGGTTCCTGGGAAATCAGGCTAGCGGGATGGGACCATCGCTGCCTGAAAGTGTGCAGACAGCTGCCCTGCCCAGAATATGTCCCCAGGCCCTGCGCACTCTGTGGGTGACTGTCACCACTCTATAGTGGGGGAAACCAGGCATGTCACCCCCGAGACTAGGCCCTTGACGTGGGGGCTCAGCGGGGATTCTGTGGGGTGCCTCTGGCCTCTGTGGATGCAGCCACGTGTCTGCAGGCAGGAATGGCCCGGGACCTGTGGGTCTGCATGTTGGCAGTCGGGAAGAGTGGCAGGTTGTAGGGTGGACCTACCTGGCACCCCAAATATTAATCAGCTCATCAGAGAGGAATGGCTGCTGTTACCTTCTCAATTGTCATGTCcctaaacattttttccttggCCAACTCTCACCTGGGACCATAGTGGTTGTGGGAAACCCAGCTGAGCCAGCCTGCTCCAGGACAGTGTCCATCCTCCCGTGTGTGTAcatgggggggtgtgtgtgtgcagggaggACACCCCGGCCCACGCAGGCCCTGCTCTTGTGAGGAGGGGTCACCTAGGCCCACGCAGGCCCTGCTCTTGTGAGGAGGGGTCACCTAGGCCCACGCAGGCCCTGCTCTTGTGAGGAGGGGTCACCTAGGCCCACGCAGGCCCTGCTCTTGTGAGGAGGGGTCACCTAGGCCCACGCAGGCCCTGCTCTTGTGAGGAGGGGTCACCTAGGCCCATGCTGGCCCTGCTCTTGGGCCTGCCCAGCTGAGCCGGCTCCTGAGAGAAGCGCTTTCTGAGTCGTTTCGAGGACAGCCCTGGCCGGTCTTTCCAGGCTGTGAGGGGCTCCTGGGACTGCTGTCTCCTCTTATCCTGTACCTCTgccatgtgtctctgtgtgtgtgtgtgtgtgtgtgtgtgtgtgtgtgtgtgtataaattatcCTGGAGGAAAGGTTAAGGTGACACATGGAGACTGAGTGTCACCGTTATTTCCGCAGGTCCTCTCTGATGACATGAAGAAGCTGAAGGCCCGAATGGTAATGCTCCTCCCTACTTCTGCTCAGGGGTTGGGGGCCTGGGTCTCAGCGTGTGACACTGAGGACACTGTGGGACACCTGGGACCCTGGAGGGACAAGGATCCGGCCCTTTGGTGCCAACTCTGCCTCTCTTCACAGCACCAGGCCATAGAAAGATTTTATGATAAAATGCAAAATGCAGAATCAGGACGTGGACAGGTGGGTGGATTTCCCCTCAGGCACCAGGTCACATGTCCCCGCCCCCAGGCACTCCACCCTGTGTGGGGCTCAGGGTGAGAAGGATGAAGAGGGACCCACAGGCTCCCTCACCCCTTACCGTGGGCAAATGCTTGCACCTGGGTGGCAGTGAGTGGGCGGGTGGGGGATCTGGACGCCCggggagactgagggaggcaTCCAAGCCCCAGGGCTCCTTGAGGAAACAACAGGGGTGCCAGACGTGGCCCGGGCCCCTGGCTGGGCCCAGTTCGGGGTGTGTGGGAGCTGAGGACTCACTGGGCTTGAGGACTGACTGATGTGGGGTGCAGAGGAGGCTTGGGCCTGGAACCGAGTGCTTTGTTCCTAACAGGTGATGTCGAGCCTGGCAGAGCTGGAGGTGAGCCGTGGCCTCCCCCTCCACCAAGCTTAGTCCCTGGGTCTTAGGCTCCACAGGACACTGGGTCTGGGCCCCGGGTCCCCTTGGGAATCACCTGGACCAGTGGGGGCCACAGTGGGAAGGGGGCAGGCAGGAGCAGCATGAACCCCCTGTGCCCTCCTCTCCCCAGGACGACTTCAAAGAGGGCTACCTGGAGACAGTGGCGGCTTATTATGAGGAGCAGCACCCAGTGAGTATGACACACCCATCTGGGCACCTTGCCTTCCTTCACCTCTgccctgtcttttctttctttctttctttttgtttatttgagacagagtctcgctctgtcgcccaggctggagtgcagtggcatgatcttggctcactgcaacctccaaatctcgggtttaagtgattc containing:
- the IL32 gene encoding interleukin-32 isoform A (isoform A is encoded by transcript variant 4), whose translation is MCFPKVLSDDMKKLKARMHQAIERFYDKMQNAESGRGQVMSSLAELEDDFKEGYLETVAAYYEEQHPELTPLLEKERDGLRCRGNRSPVPDVEDPATEEPGESFCDKSYGAPRGDKEELTPQKCSEPQSSK